From a single Nicotiana tomentosiformis chromosome 2, ASM39032v3, whole genome shotgun sequence genomic region:
- the LOC104111672 gene encoding myb-related protein 2-like isoform X3 — translation MYHHHQAANMHPSTRMSFPERHLFLQAGNVNGDSGLVLSTDAKPRLKWTADLHERFIEAVNQLGGADKATPKSVLKLMGIPGLTLYHLKSHLQKYRLSKNLHGQANISGANKSAASIEKICESTGTPMSNIPSIGPQQNNNIPISEAIQMQIEVQRRLHEQLELRIEAQGKYLQAVLEKAQETLGTQNLGTIGLEAAKDQLSDLVSKVSNQCLNSAFSEIKELSGFHTPQTQATPPADCSMDSCLTSSERPLRDLREMHNSQIGLRPLNFGPCTKDIENETRLQQTELRWRDDLKENRKLFPKMDGDSEKEFTKETSWSNLSMNIGLQGGKRNVSSTYFDGRLNGINADSKLFHQSSERSDSMKPEKQISSQEYELPYFAPKLDLNTDDQTDAASSCKQLDLNGFSWS, via the exons ATGTACCATCACCACCAAGCTGCCAATATGCACCCTTCGACAAGAATGTCTTTCCCCGAAAGGCATCTGTTCCTGCAAGCTGGGAATGTCAATGGAGACTCAGGGCTTGTTCTTTCGACCGATGCTAAGCCAAGATTGAAATGGACAGCAGACCTCCATGAGAGGTTTATAGAAGCAGTTAACCAACTAGGTGGAGCAGACA AAGCCACTCCGAAATCAGTTCTGAAACTTATGGGGATCCCGGGACTAACCTTGTACCACTTAAAGAGCCATCTTCAG AAATACAGACTAAGTAAGAACCTCCATGGACAAGCAAATATTAGCGGGGCCAATAAATCTG CAGCCagtatagagaagatatgcgagAGCACTGGAACCCCTATGAGCAATATTCCAAGCATTGGACCCCAACAAAACAA CAACATACCAATAAGCGAAGCAATACAAATGCAAATTGAAGTCCAAAGAAGGCTGCATGAACAGCTTGAG CTAAGGATAGAGGCTCAAGGGAAATATTTGCAAGCTGTGCTTGAGAAAGCACAAGAAACCCTTGGAACACAAAACTTGGGAACAATCGGATTAGAGGCAGCCAAGGATCAACTGTCTGATTTGGTATCCAAAGTATCCAACCAATGCCTTAATTCTGCTTTTTCAGAGATAAAAGAACTTTCAGGATTTCACACCCCACAAACACAAGCAACCCCGCCAGCAGATTGCTCAATGGATAGCTGCTTAACGTCCTCTGAACGCCCCCTGAGGGACCTGCGGGAAATGCATAATAGCCAGATTGGTTTGAGGCCTTTAAACTTCGGACCATGTACGAAGGATATTGAAAATGAGACCAGGTTACAGCAGACTGAACTAAGATGGCGTGACGACCTCAAGGAGAACAGAAAACTGTTTCCCAAAATGGATGGGGATTCAGAAAAAGAATTTACCAAAGAGACAAGTTGGAGCAACTTATCAATGAACATTGGACTTCAAGGAGGAAAACGGAATGTTAGCAGTACCTACTTTGATGGAAGACTTAATGGAATAAATGCAGACAGTAAACTATTTCATCAATCTTCTGAGAGAAGTGATTCAATGAAACCAGAGAAGCAGATATCGTCACAAGAGTATGAGCTGCCTTACTTTGCTCCTAAGCTGGACCTAAACACGGATGACCAAACTGATGCTGCTTCTAGTTGCAAGCAACTTGACTTAAATGGTTTCAGTTGGAGCTAA
- the LOC104111672 gene encoding myb-related protein 2-like isoform X1, with protein MYHHHQAANMHPSTRMSFPERHLFLQAGNVNGDSGLVLSTDAKPRLKWTADLHERFIEAVNQLGGADKATPKSVLKLMGIPGLTLYHLKSHLQKYRLSKNLHGQANISGANKSAASIEKICESTGTPMSNIPSIGPQQNNNIPISEAIQMQIEVQRRLHEQLEVQRHLQLRIEAQGKYLQAVLEKAQETLGTQNLGTIGLEAAKDQLSDLVSKVSNQCLNSAFSEIKELSGFHTPQTQATPPADCSMDSCLTSSERPLRDLREMHNSQIGLRPLNFGPCTKDIENETRLQQTELRWRDDLKENRKLFPKMDGDSEKEFTKETSWSNLSMNIGLQGGKRNVSSTYFDGRLNGINADSKLFHQSSERSDSMKPEKQISSQEYELPYFAPKLDLNTDDQTDAASSCKQLDLNGFSWS; from the exons ATGTACCATCACCACCAAGCTGCCAATATGCACCCTTCGACAAGAATGTCTTTCCCCGAAAGGCATCTGTTCCTGCAAGCTGGGAATGTCAATGGAGACTCAGGGCTTGTTCTTTCGACCGATGCTAAGCCAAGATTGAAATGGACAGCAGACCTCCATGAGAGGTTTATAGAAGCAGTTAACCAACTAGGTGGAGCAGACA AAGCCACTCCGAAATCAGTTCTGAAACTTATGGGGATCCCGGGACTAACCTTGTACCACTTAAAGAGCCATCTTCAG AAATACAGACTAAGTAAGAACCTCCATGGACAAGCAAATATTAGCGGGGCCAATAAATCTG CAGCCagtatagagaagatatgcgagAGCACTGGAACCCCTATGAGCAATATTCCAAGCATTGGACCCCAACAAAACAA CAACATACCAATAAGCGAAGCAATACAAATGCAAATTGAAGTCCAAAGAAGGCTGCATGAACAGCTTGAG GTGCAACGACATTTGCAGCTAAGGATAGAGGCTCAAGGGAAATATTTGCAAGCTGTGCTTGAGAAAGCACAAGAAACCCTTGGAACACAAAACTTGGGAACAATCGGATTAGAGGCAGCCAAGGATCAACTGTCTGATTTGGTATCCAAAGTATCCAACCAATGCCTTAATTCTGCTTTTTCAGAGATAAAAGAACTTTCAGGATTTCACACCCCACAAACACAAGCAACCCCGCCAGCAGATTGCTCAATGGATAGCTGCTTAACGTCCTCTGAACGCCCCCTGAGGGACCTGCGGGAAATGCATAATAGCCAGATTGGTTTGAGGCCTTTAAACTTCGGACCATGTACGAAGGATATTGAAAATGAGACCAGGTTACAGCAGACTGAACTAAGATGGCGTGACGACCTCAAGGAGAACAGAAAACTGTTTCCCAAAATGGATGGGGATTCAGAAAAAGAATTTACCAAAGAGACAAGTTGGAGCAACTTATCAATGAACATTGGACTTCAAGGAGGAAAACGGAATGTTAGCAGTACCTACTTTGATGGAAGACTTAATGGAATAAATGCAGACAGTAAACTATTTCATCAATCTTCTGAGAGAAGTGATTCAATGAAACCAGAGAAGCAGATATCGTCACAAGAGTATGAGCTGCCTTACTTTGCTCCTAAGCTGGACCTAAACACGGATGACCAAACTGATGCTGCTTCTAGTTGCAAGCAACTTGACTTAAATGGTTTCAGTTGGAGCTAA
- the LOC104111672 gene encoding myb-related protein 2-like isoform X2, with product MYHHHQAANMHPSTRMSFPERHLFLQAGNVNGDSGLVLSTDAKPRLKWTADLHERFIEAVNQLGGADKATPKSVLKLMGIPGLTLYHLKSHLQKYRLSKNLHGQANISGANKSASIEKICESTGTPMSNIPSIGPQQNNNIPISEAIQMQIEVQRRLHEQLEVQRHLQLRIEAQGKYLQAVLEKAQETLGTQNLGTIGLEAAKDQLSDLVSKVSNQCLNSAFSEIKELSGFHTPQTQATPPADCSMDSCLTSSERPLRDLREMHNSQIGLRPLNFGPCTKDIENETRLQQTELRWRDDLKENRKLFPKMDGDSEKEFTKETSWSNLSMNIGLQGGKRNVSSTYFDGRLNGINADSKLFHQSSERSDSMKPEKQISSQEYELPYFAPKLDLNTDDQTDAASSCKQLDLNGFSWS from the exons ATGTACCATCACCACCAAGCTGCCAATATGCACCCTTCGACAAGAATGTCTTTCCCCGAAAGGCATCTGTTCCTGCAAGCTGGGAATGTCAATGGAGACTCAGGGCTTGTTCTTTCGACCGATGCTAAGCCAAGATTGAAATGGACAGCAGACCTCCATGAGAGGTTTATAGAAGCAGTTAACCAACTAGGTGGAGCAGACA AAGCCACTCCGAAATCAGTTCTGAAACTTATGGGGATCCCGGGACTAACCTTGTACCACTTAAAGAGCCATCTTCAG AAATACAGACTAAGTAAGAACCTCCATGGACAAGCAAATATTAGCGGGGCCAATAAATCTG CCagtatagagaagatatgcgagAGCACTGGAACCCCTATGAGCAATATTCCAAGCATTGGACCCCAACAAAACAA CAACATACCAATAAGCGAAGCAATACAAATGCAAATTGAAGTCCAAAGAAGGCTGCATGAACAGCTTGAG GTGCAACGACATTTGCAGCTAAGGATAGAGGCTCAAGGGAAATATTTGCAAGCTGTGCTTGAGAAAGCACAAGAAACCCTTGGAACACAAAACTTGGGAACAATCGGATTAGAGGCAGCCAAGGATCAACTGTCTGATTTGGTATCCAAAGTATCCAACCAATGCCTTAATTCTGCTTTTTCAGAGATAAAAGAACTTTCAGGATTTCACACCCCACAAACACAAGCAACCCCGCCAGCAGATTGCTCAATGGATAGCTGCTTAACGTCCTCTGAACGCCCCCTGAGGGACCTGCGGGAAATGCATAATAGCCAGATTGGTTTGAGGCCTTTAAACTTCGGACCATGTACGAAGGATATTGAAAATGAGACCAGGTTACAGCAGACTGAACTAAGATGGCGTGACGACCTCAAGGAGAACAGAAAACTGTTTCCCAAAATGGATGGGGATTCAGAAAAAGAATTTACCAAAGAGACAAGTTGGAGCAACTTATCAATGAACATTGGACTTCAAGGAGGAAAACGGAATGTTAGCAGTACCTACTTTGATGGAAGACTTAATGGAATAAATGCAGACAGTAAACTATTTCATCAATCTTCTGAGAGAAGTGATTCAATGAAACCAGAGAAGCAGATATCGTCACAAGAGTATGAGCTGCCTTACTTTGCTCCTAAGCTGGACCTAAACACGGATGACCAAACTGATGCTGCTTCTAGTTGCAAGCAACTTGACTTAAATGGTTTCAGTTGGAGCTAA
- the LOC138904396 gene encoding uncharacterized protein, with product MKATATVLVELAFYRLRDVAVNLYESWELSRGEDAPLAVWQEFTEAFLRHYLPPELRRARVYRFLTLRQGNMSVREYNLQFDSLARYAPTILAKMEDWVHQFMMGLELHLLNDCMPVSLQPGIDISCIQPYTQGVEERSTLSYVTPLVASKFGIKPELIEPFEVSTPVGYPVIAKRIKYGSVPISREASSGVERKCCIAERWVYFLSQGKANVIADALSHRYMDSLSYLQPEKSEIAREIHQLANLGVRLLNSSGTGVTIQDTATSSLVTEVKERQYEDPLLAHYRDTTPQKEKTQFEITEDRFLRYRGRLCVPNMAGLCQQVMGEAHYSRYSIHLGATKMYHDIRGIYWWNGMEKYIAKFVAQCPNCQQVKIEH from the exons atgaaggccactgcgactgtgTTAGTTGAGCTAGCTTTCTATAGACTTcgggatgttgcagttaatttgtacgagtcttgggagttgtccagaggcgAGGATGCCCCTTTAGCAGTATGGCaagagtttacagaggcttttctacgtcattatttgccaccagaaCTTAGACGAGCTAGAGTTTATAGGTTTTTgacccttcgacagggtaatatgagtgttcgggagtacaaccttcagtttgattctttggctaggtatgctcccactattttagctaagatggaggattgGGTTCACCAGTTCATGATGGGGTTGGAGCTGCACCTGCTTAATGACTGTATGCCAgtctcacttcagccaggcaTTGATATTTCTTGTATTCAGCCATacactcagggtgtagaggagc gttccaccttatcgtatgtcactccgttggttgctagtaagtttgggataaAACCTGAGTTGATTGAACCTTTTGAGGTATCTACACCTGTTGGGTATCCAGTGATAGCTAAACGG atcaaataTGGTTCAGTTCCAATTTCCAGGGAAGCCAGTTCTGGAGTGGAAAGGAAATGCTGCATAGCCGAGAGgtgggtttatttcctatctcaag gaaaggcGAATGTAATAGCCGATGCCCTCAGTCATAGATATATGgatagcctatcatatttacagccagagaagagtgagatagctcgtgagattcatcagctagctaatcttggagttcgattactaaaTTCAAGtggtaccggagttactattcaggacacggcaacatcctctctagtaactgaagtAAAGGAACGCCAATATGAAGATCCTCTGCTAGCTCACTAtagagatacaacccctcaaaaggagaagacacaatttgagattacagaagatagattcctcagatatcgaggtcgattatgtgttcctaatatggcagGGTTatgccagcaggttatgggagaagctcactattctcgttattctattcatctaggagcaacgaagatgtatcatgatatcagagGAATATACTGGTGGAACGGAATGGAGAAGTATATAGCaaagtttgttgctcagtgcccaaactgtcagcaggttaagattgagcattag